A single window of Mugil cephalus isolate CIBA_MC_2020 chromosome 1, CIBA_Mcephalus_1.1, whole genome shotgun sequence DNA harbors:
- the LOC125007201 gene encoding up-regulator of cell proliferation-like: protein MDAPVGAGQQHSFQDPEEMEHSMSSPDVTFAHPKTHLEMLLEDMGLDHYYRDKLTLKRMLQIDEKTITDEQPAMSKTDLAWHFLKKLVMVNVSARNVNCTFASESNCDAASEVTQFDFDDNAIFDEQSSNMLNPLDLITALFLCSDGFVQQEMTLKMSMCQFSVPLLLPNSDTQQCTLMLWAMRDIVKKYRPQSLSDSKGFIEERIVLSELPMVSFVRLGECTLSKSEILNKLLSNSHQYHDTFVHHNMEGGDSPRRISNGLTEITWYLPGGNNNMDIFSEPVAVANLRGDIASFKTQYSFLCHTSAAVFVFFDNLDSGCNLLTNRTGKAQIFLVGNHNGKNFSLEALRKVAAQLGLTKNNIILKTKQKNYADFVKSLRKAVSDVVENSQAKMRIEQMADIAHELGILVDEDASECKNGKKNADAITEEIQDF from the exons ATGGACGCTCCTGTTGGTGCTGGGCAACAACACTCCTTCCAAGATCCTGAAGAAATGGAGCACAGTATGAGCTCGCCTGATGTCACATTTGCACACCCAA AGACACACCTGGAGATGTTATTGGAAGATATGGGGTTGGACCATTATTACAGAGACAAACTAACACTCAAAAGAATGCTTCAGATTGATGAGAAGACCATCACTGATGAACAACCTGCCATGTCCAAAACAGACCTTGCGTGGCATTTTCTAAAGAAATTGGTGATGGTTAATGTGTCAGCAAGGAATGTGAATTGTACATTTGCAAGTGAGTCAAACTGTGATGCGGCATCTGAGGTTACACAGTTTGATTTTGATGATAATGCTATTTTTGATGAGCAAAGTTCAAACATGCTAAACCCCCTTGACTTAATCACTGCTCTCTTTCTATGCTCTGATGGTTTTGTGCAGCAGGAAATGACTCTCAAGATGTCTATGTGTCAGTTCTCTGTGCCTCTGCTGCTTCCTAATAGTGACACACAGCAGTGTACACTTATGCTGTGGGCCATGAGAGACATTGTTAAGAAGTACAGACCTCAGTCTCTCTCAGACTCCAAGGGCTTCATTGAAGAGAGAATTGTTCTTTCTGAACTTCCCATGGTTTCTTTTGTGAGACTGGGTGAGTGCACCTTGTCTAAGTCTGAGATCCTCAACAAGCTCCTGAGCAATTCTCACCAATACCACGACACTTTTGTTCACCACAACATGGAGGGTGGAGACAGTCCAAGAAGAATATCCAATGGACTGACTGAAATTACTTGGTATCTTCCTGGAGGAAACAATAACATGGACATTTTCAGTGAGCCTGTGGCTGTTGCTAACCTTCGTGGGGAcattgcttcatttaaaacccaatattcatttctgtgtcacacatctgcagcagtttttgtcttctttgacAATTTAGACTCTGGGTGCAATCTGCTGACGAACCGAACTGGCAAGGCACAGATCTTCTTGGTGGGTAACCACAATGGGAAAAACTTCAGCTTAGAGGCTCTAAGAAAGGTAGCAGCTCAGTTGGGTTTGACTAAGAACAACATCATTCTTAAGACGAAACAGAAAAATTATGCAGACTTTGTCAAAAGTTTGAGGAAGGCAGTCAGTGATGTAGTTGAGAATTCACAAGCGAAGATGCGAATAGAGCAGATGGCTGACATTGCCCATGAACTTGGGATTTTGGTTGATGAAGATGCTTCAGAGTGcaagaatggaaagaaaaatgcagatgCCATCACTGAAGAAATCCAAGATTTCTGA